ACCTCCATGCCGCCGGACTTGATGACCTCGCTCATGGTCACCTGCGTGAGCAGGCGGGCCTGCGGGCCCACGTTCCCGGTGACGTCGTCGAAGTCGACGATGGCGATCTTGGCCTTCTTGGCGGTGGGGGACGCCGCGAGGGCAACCACGAGCAGCGCGGTGAGCATCGAAGGAAACCTCGTCTGCGGCGCAGGCCACCGAACGGTAGCACGGTCGAAGACCCATCGACTTGGGCCGTGGCAGAGCGCGTTCCGCTGTGTTACGAGCACGCGCGACATGGCAGCCACCCTCATCACCGGCGGACGCGTCATCGATCCCGCCGAGAACCTCGACGCGGTCCGCGACGTGCTCCTCCACGAGGGCAAGGTGGCCGCGGTGGGCGAGCGGTTGGCTGCTCCGCCGGACGCCGAGCGTGTGGACGCCCGCGGCAAGTGGGTGCTGCCCGGCTTCATCGATCTGCACGTGCACCTGCGCGAGCCCGGCGACGAGTACAAAGAGACCGTGGCGACGGGCGTGGCGTCGGCGGTGGCAGGTGGCTTCACCACCGTCGTGGCCATGCCGAACACGCGGCCGACCAACGACACCGTGGCCGTGACCGAGCTCATCCTCGAGCGCGCGCGGCAAGCGCAGAAGGCGCGCGTCGTTCCGGCCGGCGCAATCACCGTGGGCCTCAAGGGCGAGACCCTCTCCGAGATTGGCGACCTGGTTGCCGCTGGCTGCCGAGCCATCACCGATGACGGCCGGCCGGTGATGAACGCGGGACTGATGCGACGCGCGCTCGAGTACGCGCAGCTCTTCGATGTCCCCGTCATGGTGCACGAGGAGGATCTCGATCTCTCCAAGGGCGGCGTGATGAACGAGGGCCCGGTCGCGACCAAGCTCGGGCTGCGCGGCGTGCCCAATGCCGCGGAAGTGGCGATGGTCGTCCGCGACATCGCGCTGCTCGAGGAAGTGGGCGGGCATCTGCACATCGCGCACCTCTCGTGCGCGGGCAGCGTGCGCGCGGTGCGCGAGGCGCGCGCACGTGGCTTGCGTGTGACCGCCGAGGCCGCGCCGCACCACTTCACGCTCACCGACGAGGCCGTGGGCTGCTACCACACGCACGCCAAGATGGCGCCGCCGCTGCGGTCCGAGGCCGACCGGGAGGCCGTGATTGCCGCGATGGCCGACGGGACGATCGACGCCATTGCCACCGATCACGCGCCGCACTCGCTCGTCGAGAAGGACGTGGAGTTCGACGTCGCCGCCAACGGCATCGTGGGACTGGAGACGGCGCTGCCGCTCACGCTCGCGCTCGTGAAAGCTGGACGGCTGACCGTGAAGCGCGCCATCGAGCTTTTGACGAGCGGGCCTGCGGAGACGTTCGGGCTGCCGGGCGGAACGCTGGCCGTGGGCGCGCCGGCCGACGTGACCATCGTGGACCCCGAGGCGAGCTGGAAGGTGGAGCCGGAGAAGTTCGCGTCGAAGTCGTGCAACTCGCCGTTCGCGGGTTGGACGGTGCAGGGCAGGGTGGAGCAGACGTTCGTTGCTGGAGTGCGGGTGTTCTCGCGGGAGCGTGCATGAGCAAGAAGGCGCGACTGGTGCTGGCCGATGGCCTCGCCTTCGAGGGCGAGCAGTTCGGCGCAGAGGGCGAGCGGCTCGGCGAGGTGGTCTTCAACACCTCGCTCTTCGGCTACCAGGAGATCCTCACCGACCCGAGCTACGTCGGGCAGATCCTCTGCATGACGAACCCGGAGATCGGCAACACCGGCGTCAACGCGGCCGACGACGAGTCCGCCAAGCCGCACCCCGTGGGCTTCGTGGTCCGCAACCTCACGCGCACCCCGAGCAACTGGCGCAGCGAAGGCGATCTCTCGAGCTACCTCGCCAAGCACGGCGTGGTGGGCATCAGCGGCATCGACACGCGCAAGCTGGTGAAGCACCTCCGCGAGACCGGCGCGCAGATGGGCGTCATCAGCACGGAGAACCTGACCGAGAAGGCTTTGCAGGAGCGCGCGCAGAAGGCGCCGGGCATGGAAGGCCAGGACCTCGCCAGCGGCATCAGCTGCAAGGCGCCTTACGAGTTCACCGAGGGCTCCGGCGATCCGCTGAACGAAGGTCACGGCCCGCCGCCCGCGCAGCGGCTGCACGTGGTGGCGTACGACTTCGGCTTGAAGAAGGCGATGGTGCGGCTCTTGGTCGACCGCGGCTGCCGCGTGACCGTGGTGCCCGCGCACATGACCGCGGCCGACGTGCTCGCGATGAAGCCCAACGGCGTGTTCCTCACCAACGGCCCCGGCGATCCGGCGGCGGTGAAGGGCGTCGACAAGGAAGTGAGCGCGATGCTCGGCAAGGTGCCCATCTTCGGCATCTGCCTCGGGCACCAGATCCTCTCGCTGGCGCTGGGCGCGAAGACCTACAAGCTCAAGTTCGGCCACCGCGGTGGTAACCAACCGGTTAAGGAATTGGCGACGGGCAAGGTGGACATCACCGCCCAGAACCACGGCTTCGCGGTGGACGACAAGACGCTCACCCGCGCGCGCGTGAGCCACATCAACCTGAACGACGGCACCGTCGAGGGCATCGAGGCCCCGGACGCGCGCGCGTTCAGCGTGCAGTACCACCCCGAGGCGTCGCCCGGTCCGCATGACGCGCGGCCGCTGTTCGAGCGGTTCGTGAACTTGATGGAGTCGGGGCGGTAGTTCGAACCGACGCGCAGCTCGCGCGTTGGAACGGAAATGGATCCAGATGCCGTGCGTCGCGCTCGCGCGCGGACGCGTCTGGTGTTCGCAGCGCTGATGTTCTTGGTTGGCTTCGTCGAAGTCGTCAGCGTCAGGCTGCACCGCCGACGCGAGTTCGACTACCCGTGCGCGGATCGATGGAACAACGTTCGGATTCTTGTCGCCAAGCGCGACATCCCGGCGGGAACCGTGATCACGCGCGAGTCGTTCGAGCCGCCTCCTGATTGGAATCGGCGCTGCCCGGCTGTACCAGGCGCCATCCCTTGACGTCAGACATATGCACAGATATGCATATGTGTCGTCATGCAAGCCAATCTCTTCGAAACCCTCGCCGATCCCACGCGTCGCCGCATCGTGGAGGTGCTCGCCGGCGGTGAGTTGCCGGTGAACGACCTCGTCGCGCGCGTCGACATCCATCAATCGGGCGTCTCGCGGCACCTGCGCATCCTGCAGGAAGCTGGCTTCGTCACCGTCCGTCCCGAAGGGCAGCAGCGCTTCTACGCGCTGCGTCCCGAGCCGTTTCAGGAGCTCGATCACTGGGTCGACCGCTACCGCGCGCTCTGGGAGCGCCGGCTCGAGCGCTTCGGCAAGGAGCTCGCGCGTCGCCAAAAACTGAAGGCCAAATCCAAAGGGAGCAAGCGATGAGCGCCAAGAAGATCGTGTTCGAGCAGAGCTACACCGCCACGCTGGACGAGGTCTGGGAGCTCTGGACCACCGCCGACGGCATCGAGGCCTGGTGGGGCCCGGAGGGCTTCAGCACCAAGATCAAGAAGCTCGAGGTGAAGTCCGGCGGCGCGATCCACTACGCCATGACCGCCGTGGCGCCGGAGATGGTGCAGTTCATGAAGCAGGCCGGCATGCCCACGACCACCGAGACCAAGGGCCACTTCAGTGAGGTCACGCCCAAGACGCGTCTGGTGCTCGTGCAGGTGATGGACTTCGTGCCCGGCGTGGCGCCGTACGACATCGCCTCCGTGCTCGAGCTGTCCACCAAGGGCAAGACCGTGAAGATGAAGGTCACCGTCGACGCCGCGCACAACGAGGAGTGGACCACGCGTTCCAAGATGGGCTGGGAGAGCCAGCTCGGACGGCTCTCGAAGCTGCTCAAGGCGCGCGCGGCAAAGCGGAAGGGCTCCGAGCGTCGCGCGGATTGAATTGCGATCCGTAGATCGAGCCCAGCGCGTCGTCCGGATTGAATTTCGATCCGTAAATCAGCTCCCGCACGTCGTTCGGATTGAATCGCGATCCGTAAATCACGTTCGTCCCGACGTAAGGATTGAATTGCGATCCGTAAATCACGTTCGCCCCGACGCGGGGATTGAATTTCGATCCGTAGATCGAGTCCAGCGCGTCGTCCGGATAGAATTGCGATCCGCAGATCACCTTCGCCGCGACGCGGGGATTGAATTTCGATCCGCAAATCACGCCCGCCGAGACGCGGGGATTGAATTGCGATCCGCGTGGCTGGCGCTTGGACGATAAGAGACTCGATCATGACTCCCGACGACCCCTTCAGCAGCGACGCACTTCCCAAGCGCTCCCGGAATTTCCGGAGGGTCCTCGAGTGGATCAAAGAGAGCGGGGTGACCGCGGTCACGGCAAGAGACTTGAGCCAGTTGTTCGGCGAGCCATTTGACCACGCGCCTTCTCGCGGCATCGCGAATCGGCTCGTGGAGCGCGGTCTGCTCCAGCGACTCGCACCCGGTCGCTACGTGGTGATCCGCGCCGGAGAGTCGCCGCGCGCTCCGCTCGACCCGGGCGAGCGGCTCGATTGTTGGGTGCGTCATCACGCGTTCGCCCATGGAACGGCGATGGCACTCC
The Deltaproteobacteria bacterium DNA segment above includes these coding regions:
- a CDS encoding dihydroorotase, with protein sequence MAATLITGGRVIDPAENLDAVRDVLLHEGKVAAVGERLAAPPDAERVDARGKWVLPGFIDLHVHLREPGDEYKETVATGVASAVAGGFTTVVAMPNTRPTNDTVAVTELILERARQAQKARVVPAGAITVGLKGETLSEIGDLVAAGCRAITDDGRPVMNAGLMRRALEYAQLFDVPVMVHEEDLDLSKGGVMNEGPVATKLGLRGVPNAAEVAMVVRDIALLEEVGGHLHIAHLSCAGSVRAVREARARGLRVTAEAAPHHFTLTDEAVGCYHTHAKMAPPLRSEADREAVIAAMADGTIDAIATDHAPHSLVEKDVEFDVAANGIVGLETALPLTLALVKAGRLTVKRAIELLTSGPAETFGLPGGTLAVGAPADVTIVDPEASWKVEPEKFASKSCNSPFAGWTVQGRVEQTFVAGVRVFSRERA
- the carA gene encoding glutamine-hydrolyzing carbamoyl-phosphate synthase small subunit; its protein translation is MSKKARLVLADGLAFEGEQFGAEGERLGEVVFNTSLFGYQEILTDPSYVGQILCMTNPEIGNTGVNAADDESAKPHPVGFVVRNLTRTPSNWRSEGDLSSYLAKHGVVGISGIDTRKLVKHLRETGAQMGVISTENLTEKALQERAQKAPGMEGQDLASGISCKAPYEFTEGSGDPLNEGHGPPPAQRLHVVAYDFGLKKAMVRLLVDRGCRVTVVPAHMTAADVLAMKPNGVFLTNGPGDPAAVKGVDKEVSAMLGKVPIFGICLGHQILSLALGAKTYKLKFGHRGGNQPVKELATGKVDITAQNHGFAVDDKTLTRARVSHINLNDGTVEGIEAPDARAFSVQYHPEASPGPHDARPLFERFVNLMESGR
- a CDS encoding winged helix-turn-helix transcriptional regulator; this translates as MQANLFETLADPTRRRIVEVLAGGELPVNDLVARVDIHQSGVSRHLRILQEAGFVTVRPEGQQRFYALRPEPFQELDHWVDRYRALWERRLERFGKELARRQKLKAKSKGSKR
- a CDS encoding SRPBCC domain-containing protein, whose protein sequence is MSAKKIVFEQSYTATLDEVWELWTTADGIEAWWGPEGFSTKIKKLEVKSGGAIHYAMTAVAPEMVQFMKQAGMPTTTETKGHFSEVTPKTRLVLVQVMDFVPGVAPYDIASVLELSTKGKTVKMKVTVDAAHNEEWTTRSKMGWESQLGRLSKLLKARAAKRKGSERRAD